The Monodelphis domestica isolate mMonDom1 chromosome 5, mMonDom1.pri, whole genome shotgun sequence DNA segment CATAGCTGCGCCATCTTAGCTCAGATAGAGTGCGGAGTGCACGCTTAGACGTTGGGGTTCTGTTGCTTGCGATGTGTAAAGATGAACACAAACAGCTTCCTTTGTACAGGTGCGCACGCCATGTAGGGCCCGTCCTTCCGCGActgccttttttccttccttttctttctttttttgtaaaaagaTGTTGGTTTTCCCCCGAGAGGGAACGTTGCTATTTAACAATTCCTGTTTAGAGAGCGTCATCTCATGGTATAGACTATGGACGAGGGGAGCCCTGGCGCCATCGAGGCCATGAGTCGTGACCCTATTTTATTTTGTAGCCGATCTGCGTTCGtgtgaggagaggagaggtggGCACCGGGCTTGGAGAAACCTGTAGTGAAATACCTTAAGCTGTTTAACTGTAAGGCGTGGACTAGGAGTCACTCGGTGGATTGGTTGGTTCTATGTTGTGGGCTACTTGAGTCTGCATTTGTTACTGTGCTAataaaaagctattaaaaaaGGCTACACCCTCGGGCCGAGGAACTCGGGCTCtttcttgggggggagggggccgcTCCTCACAGACACATCTGAGGCTTCCACTCCGCTGTTCCGTAGAGTTCCACAGGACTTTTCGCCTCCCCAAACACGTGACCGCAGGATGCGGACGTTAATCTGTATTTGGCCTTTGGATCCCAAAGGAttccctcaccccctcccaccTTCCGTCCAAAATACAGTTGTAGTgcaaaagttaaaaatattttttgaatcttAATTTTACTCTTTACTCGTGAAATCTGCCTCATCTGCCCTAATTgggcctcctctcccctccccccttcattAATTTCTCCAGTCGCCCAGCACCCACCCTCCCGGGTGAACACGGGGAGAGAGGGGAGCCCCAGGGCCAAACCAGCCTGGGTCTTCACTGCGATACGTGCGATTGTTGCCGGACGCTTTTTAGGGAATTGTTACTTTCTCAATACAAATGGACAGGAATGAGCTGTTTTCAGAAGGTAAAAGCAAAATAAGGGACCCATTCTCCATTCCTGTGGCTTAGCAGCAATATAACGGGGAGGGGGAAGGATGTTTTAAAGCCAAAATGAAGACCAAGATCAGGAATATCACTGGTTAGGTTGGCACATTGGGAACAACCCCGAGATTGTGGGGGGCCACTAATGCCAGAATGCTGCCCCTCGAGGCCCCATAGTCCAGTAATGCTCAGGCTGCCCATGGACAGCAGGGACCCTAAAGGGAGCAGTGTGTGATGTGTGTGGACACACACGCCTCTCCTTATCCCAGCTCTGCCTGGTGATCCTTTAGCCCCAAAAGAGCATTCACTTGCCCCACGGCACTGATGGTGAGGGGAACAGCTGACAGCTACTGCAGAGCCCAGATTGAAATCCAGAACTTCAGCCCCCAAACTAGTGTTTTTGTTACACtcgttggggtggggtgggaagttCTCAGTCACCTTAAGAGTCCTTTGTTTAGGGTTAAAGAGCAAAACCTAAAGTCTACATGACTGCATCGATGCcacccaaattttatttttagtctttaaCACAAGTACAATAGCATTAAAAAACCATTGCTTTTCAAGTGAAAAGGGTATTTACAGCATATGTAACGACTTCACATGAGACCATGGGCAATCTCTTTCCCTTTATCCTCCCCCAACCCACCTGATAAATTATAACATAAAGGATATAAAGTGCTTTTAGAGACCtgtttcctaaagaaaaaaatgttctagatgTTCTAGGCAATAGCTTATTATTTTGAATCCAGAAAGTCTAGAATCGGGCCAATATCACAACCCAGCAAGTGGTTTTCCTAGTTGACATTTACTGTGATATTGTCTAATTCTCTGGAACAatattccctttcttccttccaggcAGGGGGAAGGATTTGCTGGGGGGCTGGGTGAGTTTACTGGCTAAAAAAATGAAGGGTTCCATCAGTGTTTTCCGATCAGTGACGGTCACCTCCCACAGCCTCACTTTCTCAATCTTCGCCCAGTACTGGGCCATGTCGCTATCTACTTGCCTTTGCTCAGATAAGTCACTTTTGTTTCCCAAGATCACAATTGTtacctgaaagggaaaaaaaacaggtAAAGAAGTTTAAAATTTGTGCCACGGCAGCCCCCAGCAAAAGTGAAGGGTCTCTGGTCGGGCAATCAACGAGTGGGATGCTCTTGTTCCTCCCTTCCTGCTGTCCAGAACCTATTCTCAGCAAAGACGTATCGTGCCATTGCTCGCCTACGTTCTGACAAGGTAGAGAAAACGTCTCAGCCCCCCAGATCAGTGAGCTGCTGCTGCTTTTGGCCACCCACATATACTTAACCCATTTATGTCTGTACGGGTattaatggaagaaaagaagaatacaTCATTTAAGTCTGTGGCCACAGCCAGCTATTGATTATTCCTGGTAACAGAATGAAATCGTCAGGCAGAGAATCAAAATATTAGTATGTGacggacaggacaggacaggacaggttAGTATGGATATGCCTAGTATTTGGAGAACTGATAATTCAAAACAACAAAGCTCCAGCTCCACAGATCATCAAGGCAGATCCTGTGCCCAGTCCCAGTAATGTACcttatccttccttctcttccataCAGGGGGCAATAATGAGAAGTCAATAGGGGTGACCCCATGAGAAGAGTTTTAAGTGGAGGTGGTGAGGTCACCCAAAAAACAGAGAGAACACAATTTGCCACTGTTATTTGTATCACATAATTTCATTCACTGTAATTCCCTCAGCCCAACTAATTTTAGGCTGCACCTTTAAAGTCCTCCTCCTAAGTAACATTTTAGACAGTAGTAACAATGGCAAACACTTCATATACATTGAATTCCTCAAATTATTCTTGGATTGTATAAGATTACTAACTTGCTGGTAGCAGTGAAGAAAAGCTTGGAATCTAGTCAATATGgtttgttggttttatttttttgttttttcaacatTTAAAGCTGTTTGGAAGCCAGAAAGTAAACCAAGAAAAAAGGCCAAAAAGTCATGgctattttcaatattttcagCCTCAGAATACAGAAGAAGAATGGAATTCCAACTCTTTTCTAAAGTGTACAACAAATTTCATTTCACTCTTTAGCTCCTACCTCTTCTCCTACATTGCTACTTTTTCAGAATATACTTTTCTGGGGAATGGAGAAAGATCATTCCAAGTatattctctcctccccctcaaaCCCTGCCATACAAAGGATTGAAATGACAATATGTTGGGTTTCTAGAGTCAATGTCCATGTCTTGGTAAAGCAGGGCACATACAGTACATTTTCTGGGTGTCTTATGTAGAGGTTGGCCCAAGTGGCTTTTGAGACAGGTCATATTTATTCTagtgaaaacatttaaaaaagccTGTAACTTAATGTGGATTAAAAGTAGTTGCTCTAGTCCTTCTAATGTCTTCAAAGGAGCTAGGAGCAGTTTATAGTGCCATGTCATTCAAGTTCATCCCctaaaaggaacagaaaaagtACAGCTTTGCTCTCACAACTAACTGAAGACTGAAGGTAAAAAATCTAGCTAGCTGCTGAGTTGATGTGGCTAAATGGGCTATACCAGCTTTTAATGTCcaacaaaaaagtatttttattttcatgttggtTACTAAAAATATAATCAAGTCCAGTCTGCTTTACCAATTCAGTCTGCCATCTGGATTAAAAATAGTATCTCTAGCAAAGCTGCTtacctcttttttgtctttgagcTTATCGATTTCCTTTTTAATGATCTCTACTCTCCGGAAGGACTCCATGTCAATCACACTGTAGACCAGCACAAACCCATCAGCAAAAGAGATATAGTGCCTTGGCAGGTCCATCCCGTCTTGCACACCCCGTGTGTCATAAAGGCGCAGCTGTTCCTTTACCCCTCGATCAGTTTCAACGGATGCCACGTAGACATCTTCCATGGTGTGGTTGTCTTCCAAACCTGTtttaaagaaaacacacacacacacacacacagtcatccCATTTCTCTTTTGTTATCAGCACATCATTTGTAAAACATGGAGAGATTCAAAGCCACACATGCAAACCCAAATCAAAGGGCTTCCAGTGTAAACTGACCAAAGGCCAGTGGCTTCAAGGTCACCAGAAAAGCACTATATGGTAAATGTTTGGACCACGGCAATTCCTGAAACCCATTATTGTAATATGGAAGATTGCAATCTGTGCCAGGACAAAGTGTTTGTACCCACACTGATGAACTCACGAGTCTTGCTGCTGCTGAAGAAGACAAAAGCATTCTTTTTGAGACGTTCCTACTCTGTCGAGAGGGAAACAAAAATTCTGGGAATTCCTATCAGGACTGCAATTACACACAATAAACTATTTTCATGACTGATGTTAATAATAGCAAGAACTAAACTAGAATAAAACGAAGTATGGAAAGTTATAAGGAATGAAGTCATAGCCACAAAAAGCAAAAATGGATGGAAGGAAATAACACTTGTCTGAACCCATCTTTCCTCTCCAATGGCCACCACCACCTCACCTCTGCCCTCCTCCACTGTCCTGcaataaaaatgaatcaaaacCACCCAATAACTAAATTCTCTCGGCTCTGGATGTGCTTCCCCAGGGACCTACAACATCCAATGCTGCTACccacctcttctcttctctccagccTACCTCCTACCCCCTGACAACTTTGTGTCCTTGTGGCCCTGGGTCCATAGGCTTCAAGCGAACTGTGGGCATTTCCCAAGGTTTGTGCAGGGCCTTTACTCCACACTCTCACTGGGGAGCCGCATTGGCTCTGGATTTC contains these protein-coding regions:
- the NKIRAS1 gene encoding NF-kappa-B inhibitor-interacting Ras-like protein 1; the encoded protein is MGKGFKVVVCGAISVGKTAILEQLLYGNHVIGLEDNHTMEDVYVASVETDRGVKEQLRLYDTRGVQDGMDLPRHYISFADGFVLVYSVIDMESFRRVEIIKKEIDKLKDKKEVTIVILGNKSDLSEQRQVDSDMAQYWAKIEKVRLWEVTVTDRKTLMEPFIFLASKLTQPPSKSFPLPGRKKGNIVPEN